The Brachionichthys hirsutus isolate HB-005 unplaced genomic scaffold, CSIRO-AGI_Bhir_v1 contig_406, whole genome shotgun sequence genome has a segment encoding these proteins:
- the LOC137916882 gene encoding sarcolemmal membrane-associated protein-like, which yields MTEISCQMSPLMDRVNVEIKEELLLFFLGLRHKKTMQATEKRLRRELRDDSVILSQSKLVGSYSIQLDKKLLAGFLDKLQAKKDCHPWSTENELQKKEIQHLKAELAEAKQASQTDQVQFLEAQVTALCEVPQNASSSDCDCLRKQLATDSYIEMLEEYLHYDREAFHSLHMDSWKRDNEWVAVLEGMKAEHEAQRQASSAEIDALKADLKASHHLWQQLQQEKNSLIQELETSRSQQVEEIGAISLEMNTAKNALKELQRRWEEKEQKSSLLQETNVQPREEQDLQEKEASSTPQLNLKERSSSCNEADLQENKENCVTEQGPHLENEEELEHTDKTDMEDLQSPVPEQKPQKKKKWYRRLLARLK from the coding sequence ATGACTGAAATCAGCTGCCAAATGTCCCCTCTGATGGACAGGGTCAACGTTGAGATTaaagaggagctgctgttgtTCTTCCTCGGGTTGAGACACAAGAAGACGATGCAAGCCACTGAGAAACGTCTTCGACGTGAGCTGCGCGACGACTCTGTGATTCTCTCCCAGAGTAAACTTGTGGGGAGCTACAGCATCCAACTGGACAAGAAGCTGCTGGCGGGTTTCCTTGACAAGCTTCAGGCAAAAAAAGATTGCCACCCATGGAGCACGGAGAATGAGCTCCAGAAAAAAGAGATTCAGCACCTCAAAGCCGAGCTGGCTGAAGCGAAACAGGCCAGCCAAACAGATCAAGTCCAGTTTCTGGAGGCTCAGGTCACGGCCCTCTGTGAGGTGCCGCAGAATGCTTCATCGTCCGACTGCGATTGCCTCCGGAAACAGCTGGCGACGGATTCATATATTGAGATGCTGGAGGAGTATCTGCATTACGACAGGGAAGCCTTTCACAGTCTGCACATGGATTCCTGGAAGAGGGACAATGAGTGGGTTGCAGTTCTGGAAGGAATGAAGGCTGAACATGAAGCCCAACGTCAGGCATCCAGCGCAGAGATTGATGCGTTAAAAGCTGATCTGAAGGCATCGCATCATCTGTGGCAGCAACTCCAGCAGGAGAAGAACTCCCTGATACAAGAGTTGGAGACATCCAGAAGTCAGCAAGTGGAGGAGATTGGGGCAATCTCTCTGGAAATGAACACTGCTAAGAATGCTCTGAAGGAGCTGCAACGTCgttgggaggagaaggagcagaagtCGTCTCTTCTCCAAGAGACAAACGTTCagccgagggaggagcaggacctgcaggagaaagaggcgTCCTCCACACCCCAGCTTAACCTCAAGGAGAGATCATCATCCTGCAATGAAGCTGATCTGCAGGAGAACAAGGAGAACTGTGTGACCGAGCAGGGGCCTCATttagaaaatgaagaggagctggagcacacagacaaaaccGACATGGAAGATCTTCAGAGCCCCGTCCCAGAACAGaagccacagaaaaaaaagaagtggtaCAGAAGATTGCTGGCCAGACTGAAATAA